The genomic stretch GGGGAGCGTGGCCACCAGCGCCCGCAGGAACGCGTCCACCTGACGACGCTTCGCCGCCGAGCCGCCGATCTCGGCGAAGAGCGGGTCACCCGGGTCGAGCAGGTACTCCTTGGCCCGGTCGTGTCCGGCGGCACCGGCGGCCGGGCGTTCGCTCGCGCTGCGGTGCACCTGCGCCTCGCCCGACTTGGTGACCCGCAGTTGGAGCGTGGCCCCGGTGGTCTCCACGTGCCAGTTGCCGAACGGCTCGGCCAGCAGCGCCTCGACCGCCGCGTCCGCCTCCGGCCCGGGGGCCACGTTGCGGGTGTACGGCCGGTCGCGGTCGGACGTGGAGATCTGCAACCTCGGGCCGGCCTTGAGCGCGACCGGCCGCAGCTCGGCCCGGACCACGGAGGGCCGCTGGCCGCGTCGGCGACCGGCCGCCACGGCCCGGGTCAGCGCGGGGTCCAGCAGCATCGAGCGGACCTCGGCCAGGGCGGAGTCCAACGGTTCGGGCATCGCTCCATCTTCCACGCCGGCCCGGGGTACGCCGACATCGGCGGGCCGTCGGTGACGCCGGGCACGCCCCTGCAGGACGCCGCCGCGCCGGCGACCGGTTCTGGTCGACGGCGCGGTGACGGTGCGGATACCTGCCGGGTGCTCCGCCCGCTGACCGGGCGGAGCGGGATCAGTCGGTGGTCGCCTCGGTGGCGCCGCCGGTGGTGGAGGCGGCGGCCCGGCGGCGTCGGCGGCGACGCGGTCGGGGCGTCTCGGCGCCACCCTCGGTGCCGGTGGCGGCCTCGGCGGGGGTACCCGTCTCGGTCGGGTTGGTCCCGTCGACACCGGCGATGACCTCGCCGGCCCGGCGACGCCGACGGCGACGTGGCGTGCGGGTGCCCTCACCGGACAGCTCGGCGGCCTCCGGCCCGGCGTCGCCGCCCTGCCCGCGACCGCTCTCGCCCCGTCCCTCGCCGCGACCTCGGCCCTCGCCCCGTCCACCGCCGTCACCGCGACCGCGACCCTGACGCCGTCCGGCGCCGCGCGGCTCGCCGCCACGGCGGGAGCGACCGCCCAGGTCCTCCTCGACCTCGGCGGCCAACCCGGCGCGGGTCCGCTCGGCGGTCGGCAGCGTACCGGTCACCTCGGTCGAGATGTGCAGGTCGGGGTAGAGGTGCGGGGAGGTGTGGTAAGTCTCCTGCGGGTCGGGCATGTCCAGCCCGAGCGTCTTGTCGATGATCCGCCAGCGCGGCATGTCGTCCCAGTCGACGAAGGTCACCGCCACACCGGTCGCGCCGGCCCGGCCGGTCCGGCCGATCCGATGGGTGTAGGTGTCCTGGTCCTCGGGGCAGTCGTAGTTGATGACATGGGTGACACCGCTGACGTCGATGCCCCGGGCGGCGACATCGGTGGCGACCAGAGTGTCGATCTTGCCGGCCCGGAAGGCGCGCAGTGCCCGCTCCCGGGCACCCTGGCCGAGGTCGCCGTGCACGGCCGCGACCGCGAAGCCGCGGAAGTCGAGGTCCTCGGCCACCCGGTCGGCGGCCCGCTTGGTCCGCGTGAAGATCATCGTGAGGCCACGGCTCTTGGCCTGGAGGATCCGGGCGACGATCTCGATCTTGTTCATCGAGTGGGTGCGGTAGACCAGCTGCTCGGTCTGCGGGGACGGGCCGGTCTCGGCGGTGTGCCCGGCGTGGATCGTGATCGGGTGACGCAGGAACCGGCGGGACAACGTCACGATCGGGTCCGGCATGGTGGCGGAGAACAGCATGGTCTGCCGGTCCTCCGGGAGCATCGCCAGGATCCGCTCGACGTCGTCGAGGAAGCCCAGGTCGAGCATGCGGTCGGCCTCGTCCAGCACCAGCGCGCGTACGCTGTTCAGACGCAGGTGCTTCTGCTTGGCCAGGTCGAGCAGGCGACCCGGCGTACCGACGAGGATCTCCACGCCCTTGCGCAGCGCGTCGACCTGCGGCTCGTACGCCACTCCGCCGTAGATCGGCAGTACGCGTACGCCCCGGGTGCGGCCTGCGGCGGCGATGTCCTTGGCGACCTGGATGCCCAGTTCACGGGTGGGTACGACGACCAGGGCCTGCGGCAGGCCGTCGCCGCCCTCGCTCGGCGCGAAGACCCGCTCCAGCAGCGGCACGCCGAAGCCGAGGGTCTTGCCGGTGCCGGTCGGGGCCTGCCCGATCAGGTCGGCGCCGCGCAGCGCGATCGGCAGTGCGTACTCCTGGATGGCGAAGGCGCGGGTGATGCCGGCCGCGGCCAGCGCGTCGACGGTCTCGGCGCGTGCGCCGAGCTCGGCGAAGGTCGGCGCCTCCGGTCGGACCGGGGCGGTCGGGGCCAGCTCCTGGCCGTCTGTGAGGTCTTGAATCGGTTCACTCATGTGGATTTGGGGGTGCCCTCTCGTGGGTGCGCCCCATCATGTCCTCAGGGCGCGTTCGGTATGGCGCGGGCCACACGGTCGGCGGCAGAGAGCCGAGCGGACCGGGCCGCACGCGCGCCGTGGGTCGGACTTCGACCGGGTTTGATCTGAATCCGGTCGGGATCGGCGCCTACGGCAACTCGTCCATGTTACCTGAACAGGGGTAGGGCCGTCCCGATTCCGGTCCGGCAAGGGTTGTCGAGAGAGCTTCCATGTGACCTGTATCACACGAATCTGGTCGTGTCTTCCTGGTCAACCCCTCCGGCGGCGGTCCGCCGGACGCTCCCGGAGGGGCCGTCGGGCGGTAGCCTGCGCGGGTGTCCGCCCCCGCCGCGCCCGATCACGCCGTCGCCGACCTGCTGGGCCTGGTGGCCCTCGGTGAACTGCTCGCTTTCGAGCGGATGGCGGCTGACGCCCGATTCGCCCCGGATCTACGCCGTCGGGCCGCGTTGAGCGAGATGGCCGCCGCCGAGATCGCGAACTACCGGCGGCTGGCCGACCGGCTCGGCGTGCTCGGCGTACCGCCCGAGGAGGCGATGGCGGCCTACGTCGAGCCGTTGCAGGGGTACCACGACTCGACCGAGCCCCGGGACTGGGCCGAGGCGGTCACCAAGGCGTACGTGGGAGACGGGATCACCGACGACTTTCTCCGCGAGATCGCCGAAGCGCTGCGGGAGCCGGACCGGCAACTGGTCCTGGACGTGCTGCACGAGTCGCGGTACGCGGAGTTCGCCGCCGCCGAGATCCGGCACGCCGTCTCGGCGGACCCGAAGGTGGCCGGGAGGTTGTCGATGTGGGCCCGACGACTGGTCGGCGAGGCGCTGTCCCAGGCGGGCCGGGTGGTCGCCGCCGACCAGGGGGCGCTGACCGCGCTGATCGTCGCCGACGGCCGGACGGACGTGGCCGGATTGTTCCGGCGGCTGACCGCCGCGCACACCGCGCGGATGGCCGCCGCCGGCCTCAACAACTGATCGTCAGCGGACGGTGAAGCCCACCGCCCGAGGCGACGCCTCGGCGATCTCGACGTAAGCGACCTTGCTGACCGGCACGATGACCCGCCGGCCCTTCTCGTCGGTCAGGGAGAGCGTGCCGCCCTCGCTCCTGGCCATCGCGTCGGTCACGATCTGCTCGATCTCGGCCGGCGACTGCGCGCTCTCCAGGACCAGCTCGCGCGGTGCGTACTGCACCCCGATCTTGACCTCCACTGTGCCTCCTCCGTCGGGCGAAATGGTCGCCGTGCGAAGGCTATCCGATCACAAGGTGGGAGTTCAGGCTGACTCACCTTGCAGCGGGAAGCTGGCGATGCCCCGCCAGGACAGCGCGGCCACCAACGCCTCCGCCTCGGCCTTGGGCACCTGCCGCCCGCGGGCCAGCCAGAACTGCGCCGCGGTCTCGGCCGCGCCGACCAGGCCGGAGGCGAGCAGCTCCGCGTGCGCCCGACTGACCCCGGTGTCCGAGATGATGGTGTCGGTGATCGCCGCGATGCAGCCCTGCTCGACCCGCTCCACGCGCTGCCGCACGGCCGGATCGTTACGCAGGTCCGACTCGAAGACCAGGCGGAACGCCTCGCTCTCGTGATCGACGAAGTCGAAGTACGCCCGGACCGACGCGCTGACCCGCTCCTTGTTGTCGGTGGTGCTCGCCATCGCGTCGTGCACCTTGGCGACGATTGCGTCACAGTGCGTGTCGAGCAGGGCGAGGTAGAGCTCCATCTTGCCGGGGAAGTGCTGGTACAGCACGGGCTTGGAGACCCCGGCCCGCTCGGCGATGTCGTCCATGGCCGCGGCGTGGTAGCCCTGCGCGACGAATACCT from Micromonospora craniellae encodes the following:
- a CDS encoding DEAD/DEAH box helicase, translated to MSEPIQDLTDGQELAPTAPVRPEAPTFAELGARAETVDALAAAGITRAFAIQEYALPIALRGADLIGQAPTGTGKTLGFGVPLLERVFAPSEGGDGLPQALVVVPTRELGIQVAKDIAAAGRTRGVRVLPIYGGVAYEPQVDALRKGVEILVGTPGRLLDLAKQKHLRLNSVRALVLDEADRMLDLGFLDDVERILAMLPEDRQTMLFSATMPDPIVTLSRRFLRHPITIHAGHTAETGPSPQTEQLVYRTHSMNKIEIVARILQAKSRGLTMIFTRTKRAADRVAEDLDFRGFAVAAVHGDLGQGARERALRAFRAGKIDTLVATDVAARGIDVSGVTHVINYDCPEDQDTYTHRIGRTGRAGATGVAVTFVDWDDMPRWRIIDKTLGLDMPDPQETYHTSPHLYPDLHISTEVTGTLPTAERTRAGLAAEVEEDLGGRSRRGGEPRGAGRRQGRGRGDGGGRGEGRGRGEGRGESGRGQGGDAGPEAAELSGEGTRTPRRRRRRRAGEVIAGVDGTNPTETGTPAEAATGTEGGAETPRPRRRRRRRAAASTTGGATEATTD
- a CDS encoding ferritin-like fold-containing protein; amino-acid sequence: MSAPAAPDHAVADLLGLVALGELLAFERMAADARFAPDLRRRAALSEMAAAEIANYRRLADRLGVLGVPPEEAMAAYVEPLQGYHDSTEPRDWAEAVTKAYVGDGITDDFLREIAEALREPDRQLVLDVLHESRYAEFAAAEIRHAVSADPKVAGRLSMWARRLVGEALSQAGRVVAADQGALTALIVADGRTDVAGLFRRLTAAHTARMAAAGLNN
- a CDS encoding DUF3107 domain-containing protein, with the translated sequence MEVKIGVQYAPRELVLESAQSPAEIEQIVTDAMARSEGGTLSLTDEKGRRVIVPVSKVAYVEIAEASPRAVGFTVR
- a CDS encoding TetR/AcrR family transcriptional regulator, which encodes MTAVGNGAQASGRPTRLPRSARRKQLLAAAQEVFVAQGYHAAAMDDIAERAGVSKPVLYQHFPGKMELYLALLDTHCDAIVAKVHDAMASTTDNKERVSASVRAYFDFVDHESEAFRLVFESDLRNDPAVRQRVERVEQGCIAAITDTIISDTGVSRAHAELLASGLVGAAETAAQFWLARGRQVPKAEAEALVAALSWRGIASFPLQGESA